Proteins from a single region of Nerophis ophidion isolate RoL-2023_Sa linkage group LG10, RoL_Noph_v1.0, whole genome shotgun sequence:
- the cited1 gene encoding cbp/p300-interacting transactivator 1, whose amino-acid sequence MTSLLFPGNAHTAMKDLSNSSSPLNFHYPSSKTSIGPFSPSSGASSPVSPLAAPPKSQPFCLQTGPHLIASMQLQKLNSHYQNLAGSSAGHLTTGGVQRGFGASPLGTGNQMLGPSGGGGMGASISMGMQSSGPSGVVDFDLVDEEVLMSLVVEFGLDRANELPELWLGQNEFDFMSDVQAGC is encoded by the coding sequence ATGACCTCGCTGCTGTTCCCCGGCAACGCCCACACTGCGATGAAGGACCTTTCCAATTCCTCCTCTCCTCTCAACTTCCACTATCCTTCCTCAAAAACTTCCATCGGGCCTTTCTCCCCGTCGTCTGGTGCCTCCTCTCCCGTGTCCCCCCTCGCGGCGCCCCCCAAGTCCCAGCCTTTCTGCCTCCAGACAGGGCCGCACCTCATTGCCAGCATGCAGCTGCAGAAGCTCAACTCGCACTACCAAAACCTGGCCGGGTCGTCGGCAGGACACCTGACGACTGGTGGCGTTCAAAGGGGCTTCGGCGCATCGCCTTTGGGCACTGGAAACCAGATGCTGGGGCCTTCTGGTGGAGGGGGGATGGGTGCCAGCATCAGCATGGGGATGCAGAGCTCTGGTCCGAGTGGAGTCGTTGATTTTGACCTGGTAGATGAGGAGGTTCTCATGTCCTTGGTGGTGGAGTTCGGACTAGACCGAGCTAATGAGCTACCTGAACTCTGGCTGGGCCAAAACGAGTTTGACTTCATGTCAGATGTGCAGGCTGGCTGCTGA